In one Salipiger abyssi genomic region, the following are encoded:
- the cobG gene encoding precorrin-3B synthase, translating into MSEPQVKGWCPGALRPMMSGDGLVIRVRPRLARLEAAQALGLCDLAQRYGNGSLDLTSRANLQIRGVAPDDHEALMAALGGLDLLDTDPETERRRNILVTPFWQRGDRSARLARALTEALPELPELPAKVGFAVDTGAQPVLVDAPADFRFERSQGGLLLRADGWALGRPVTDDSAIPALIELAEWFDAHRSPERRRMAQVLAATPLPDAWASTAPKQRAALPQPGAHALGALLGAPFGQIGAEPLARLLHETGAPALRLTPWRLFLLEGAAMPETDDFVTDPGDPLLRADACAGAPFCPSASVETRALARALAPRVPGRLHVSGCAKGCARAAPATVTLTGRDGVFDLIRDGCAGDTPQRTGLTSSDLQSNSEWLR; encoded by the coding sequence ATGAGCGAGCCACAGGTCAAGGGATGGTGTCCGGGGGCGCTGCGCCCGATGATGTCGGGCGACGGGCTGGTGATCCGCGTGCGCCCGCGTCTGGCCCGGCTGGAGGCGGCGCAGGCGCTGGGGCTCTGCGATCTGGCGCAGCGCTATGGCAATGGCAGCCTCGATCTCACCAGCCGCGCCAATCTCCAGATCCGGGGCGTTGCGCCAGACGACCATGAGGCGTTGATGGCGGCGCTGGGCGGGCTCGACCTGCTCGACACCGATCCCGAGACCGAGCGCCGCCGCAATATCCTCGTCACGCCGTTCTGGCAGCGCGGCGACCGCAGCGCACGGCTGGCGCGGGCGCTGACCGAGGCTTTGCCGGAGCTGCCCGAGCTGCCCGCCAAGGTGGGCTTTGCCGTCGATACCGGGGCGCAGCCGGTGCTCGTCGATGCCCCTGCCGACTTCCGTTTCGAGCGCAGCCAGGGCGGGCTGCTCCTGCGCGCCGACGGCTGGGCGCTGGGGCGCCCGGTGACCGATGACAGCGCGATCCCCGCGCTGATCGAGCTGGCGGAATGGTTCGACGCCCATCGCAGCCCCGAGCGCCGCCGCATGGCGCAGGTGCTGGCCGCGACACCGCTGCCCGACGCCTGGGCCAGCACCGCGCCAAAGCAGCGCGCAGCACTGCCGCAGCCGGGCGCGCATGCGCTCGGCGCACTGCTGGGCGCCCCCTTCGGCCAGATCGGCGCCGAGCCCCTCGCCCGCCTGCTGCACGAGACCGGCGCCCCGGCACTGCGCCTCACCCCATGGCGGCTTTTCCTGCTGGAAGGCGCGGCCATGCCGGAAACGGATGATTTCGTCACCGACCCCGGCGATCCGCTGCTGCGCGCCGATGCCTGCGCCGGCGCGCCCTTCTGCCCGTCCGCCAGTGTCGAGACCCGCGCGCTGGCGCGTGCGCTCGCCCCGCGCGTCCCGGGCCGGCTGCACGTCTCGGGCTGCGCCAAGGGCTGCGCCCGCGCCGCCCCCGCCACGGTCACCCTCACCGGGCGTGACGGCGTCTTCGACCTCATCCGCGACGGCTGCGCCGGCGACACGCCACAGCGGACCGGCCTCACCTCATCCGATCTTCAGAGCAACAGCGAATGGCTGCGATGA
- a CDS encoding cobalamin biosynthesis protein: protein MIVAGFGFRGAATPESLRDAYDRARAGDTATRIATAADKAESPAFRAFAQSLGLPVVPVPPQRLTHQATLTRSAASQTARGTGSVAEAAALAAAGPQARLVGARAISEDRLATCALAWGETT from the coding sequence GTGATCGTGGCCGGGTTCGGATTTCGCGGCGCGGCCACGCCGGAGAGCCTGCGCGACGCCTATGACCGCGCGCGCGCGGGCGACACCGCGACCCGCATCGCCACCGCCGCCGACAAGGCCGAAAGCCCCGCCTTCCGCGCCTTTGCGCAATCGCTCGGCCTGCCGGTTGTGCCGGTGCCGCCGCAACGCCTGACACATCAGGCCACCCTCACCCGCTCCGCCGCGTCGCAAACCGCGCGCGGCACCGGGTCGGTGGCCGAAGCCGCCGCCCTCGCCGCCGCCGGACCGCAGGCCCGGCTCGTCGGCGCGCGGGCGATTTCCGAAGACCGTCTGGCCACCTGCGCGCTGGCCTGGGGAGAGACCACATGA
- the cobN gene encoding cobaltochelatase subunit CobN, which produces MHILFRESHGLEETETPTDLGQSPADLVVLSFSDSDLGAFAGAWHRGGGREGRLPTLRLASLAALKHPLSVDTYVEQTLEGAKGILIRLIGGMPYWAYGLQQVRALAERRGIALAVLPADGRPDPRLDAQSTVPVSTLRRLAQLCDAGGVVAAQAALAQLALAAGLYAGPVRGAKHVPEVGAWLPEHGVCCPLLLPARAESDNAPRVLLVFYRSYLVADDLAPLETLAAAFRARGYGVMGLFAPSLKSPDAAGWLRRQVAQLAPDAIVNATAFSGIGSTGSSPLDAGGVPVFQVALATSDRKAWSEAARGLSPADLAMHVVLPEVDGRLSGGVISFKEPAPRDPDLQFSRQAHRPAPERVAATVNRVDGWLHLARTPRHERRVALILSTYPGKDWALGHAVGLDAPASARAILSDLATEGYDVAPAENDLPQRLLARETGWDLDAYKTALATLPEPLQNDLHETWGAPEDDPDITDGSIRFAAIRQGKALVALQPERGLPGARDDEYHDLARTPRHAYVAFYLWLHRQADALVHIGAHGTLEWLPGKSVALSAECWPEALTGALPVLYPFIVNDPGEAAQAKRRIGALTLGHIPPPLRRSGTPQRLSRLEALLDEFSNADGLDPKRRDRLQEDIRGEAQALGVERDLGLDRASCPHEAITRIDRFVCDVKDSQFGEGLHVWGRDARPGTGFETGPSTRAERQSLLDALDGRRIAPGPSGSPYRGRSDVLPTGRNLFTTDPRSVPTRAAYAQGGKLAEELIRRHLQDEGDYPRGLVVDLWGSATMRTAGEDFAMALHLLGVRPVWDEGSERVSGIEVLPIAELDRPRIDVTLRVSGLFRDVFPTLSALFAQAVRALAARDEAPDWNPYAGRADLARVYGPAPGSFGLGMGASLEDYSDAARRAAGEAWLAASAWALDGDQAQRDLPGIHARVKQAEGFVHSQDLPETDLLLAADYAGHEAGFAAAQAVAGGDAQLYHLDNTDPDRPRARALPEEIARVVRARAAHPGWIAGMRDHGFRGAAEIAATLDHMAAFAHLSGAVAPHLFDLYYAATLADRDTDRFLQETNPEARAAMLARFRALLDAGLWQTQSNSLRMQLMEDDA; this is translated from the coding sequence ATGCACATCCTCTTTCGCGAAAGCCACGGGCTCGAAGAAACCGAGACCCCGACCGACCTGGGCCAGAGCCCGGCGGATCTGGTGGTGCTGTCCTTCTCCGACAGCGATCTCGGCGCCTTTGCCGGCGCCTGGCATCGCGGCGGCGGGCGCGAGGGACGGCTGCCGACGCTGCGGCTGGCAAGTCTTGCGGCGCTGAAACATCCGCTCTCGGTCGACACCTATGTCGAGCAGACGCTGGAGGGCGCCAAGGGCATCCTGATCCGGCTGATCGGCGGCATGCCCTACTGGGCCTACGGGCTGCAACAGGTGCGCGCGCTGGCCGAGCGCAGGGGCATCGCGCTGGCGGTGCTGCCCGCCGACGGACGCCCCGATCCGCGCCTCGATGCGCAGTCCACCGTGCCGGTCTCGACCCTGCGGCGCCTCGCCCAGCTCTGCGATGCGGGCGGCGTGGTGGCGGCGCAGGCGGCACTGGCGCAGCTCGCGCTGGCGGCGGGGCTCTATGCCGGGCCGGTGCGCGGCGCCAAACATGTGCCCGAGGTCGGCGCCTGGCTGCCCGAACACGGGGTCTGCTGCCCGCTGCTCCTGCCCGCGCGCGCCGAAAGCGACAACGCGCCGCGCGTGCTGCTGGTCTTTTACCGCTCCTATCTCGTCGCCGACGATCTCGCGCCGCTGGAGACGCTGGCGGCGGCGTTCCGGGCGCGCGGCTATGGTGTGATGGGGCTTTTCGCGCCCTCGCTCAAATCGCCCGACGCGGCGGGCTGGCTGCGCCGGCAGGTGGCGCAGCTCGCTCCCGATGCCATCGTCAACGCCACCGCCTTTTCCGGCATCGGCAGCACGGGCAGCTCGCCGCTCGACGCCGGTGGCGTGCCGGTGTTTCAGGTGGCGCTGGCGACCTCCGACCGCAAGGCCTGGTCGGAGGCGGCGCGCGGTCTCTCGCCCGCCGATCTCGCCATGCATGTGGTGCTGCCCGAGGTCGATGGGCGGCTGAGCGGCGGCGTGATCTCCTTCAAGGAGCCCGCCCCCCGCGACCCGGATCTGCAATTCTCCCGGCAGGCGCACCGCCCCGCGCCCGAACGTGTGGCGGCGACGGTCAACCGTGTCGATGGCTGGCTGCACCTCGCCCGGACGCCGCGCCACGAGCGGCGCGTCGCGCTGATCCTGTCGACCTATCCCGGCAAGGACTGGGCGCTTGGTCACGCGGTCGGGCTCGACGCCCCGGCCTCCGCCCGCGCCATCCTGAGCGATCTCGCGACCGAGGGCTATGACGTGGCACCGGCGGAGAACGACCTGCCGCAACGCCTGCTGGCACGCGAGACGGGCTGGGATCTCGACGCCTACAAGACCGCACTCGCCACCCTGCCCGAGCCGCTGCAAAACGACCTGCACGAAACCTGGGGCGCGCCCGAGGACGATCCCGACATCACCGACGGCAGCATCCGCTTCGCCGCGATCCGGCAGGGCAAGGCGCTGGTGGCGCTGCAACCGGAGCGCGGCCTGCCCGGCGCGCGCGACGACGAGTATCACGATCTCGCCCGGACGCCGCGCCACGCCTATGTCGCCTTCTATCTCTGGCTGCACCGGCAGGCCGACGCACTGGTCCATATCGGCGCCCATGGCACGCTGGAATGGCTGCCGGGCAAATCCGTCGCGCTCTCTGCCGAATGCTGGCCCGAGGCGCTGACCGGCGCGCTGCCCGTGCTCTACCCGTTCATCGTCAACGACCCCGGCGAGGCGGCACAGGCAAAGCGCCGCATCGGCGCGCTCACGCTGGGCCATATCCCGCCGCCGCTGCGCCGCAGCGGCACGCCGCAGCGCCTGTCGCGGCTCGAAGCGCTGCTCGACGAGTTCTCCAATGCCGACGGGCTCGACCCGAAACGCCGCGACCGGCTTCAGGAGGACATTCGCGGCGAGGCGCAGGCGCTTGGGGTCGAGCGCGATCTGGGGCTCGACCGCGCCTCTTGCCCACATGAGGCGATCACCCGCATCGACCGCTTCGTCTGCGATGTGAAGGACAGCCAGTTCGGCGAGGGGCTGCATGTCTGGGGCCGCGACGCGCGCCCCGGCACCGGTTTCGAGACCGGCCCCTCGACCCGCGCCGAACGGCAATCGCTGCTCGACGCGCTCGACGGCAGGCGGATCGCGCCCGGCCCCTCGGGCTCGCCCTATCGCGGGCGCAGCGACGTGCTGCCCACCGGGCGCAACCTCTTCACCACCGATCCGCGCTCGGTGCCCACACGGGCGGCCTATGCGCAGGGCGGCAAGCTCGCCGAGGAGCTGATCCGCCGCCACCTTCAGGACGAGGGCGATTACCCGCGCGGGCTGGTCGTCGATCTCTGGGGCTCGGCCACCATGCGCACGGCGGGCGAGGATTTCGCCATGGCGCTGCATCTGCTGGGGGTGCGCCCGGTCTGGGACGAAGGCTCGGAGCGGGTGAGCGGCATCGAGGTGCTGCCCATCGCCGAGCTCGACCGCCCGCGCATCGACGTGACGCTGCGGGTCTCGGGTCTGTTCCGCGACGTCTTCCCGACGCTCTCGGCGCTCTTTGCCCAGGCGGTGCGGGCGCTGGCGGCGCGCGACGAGGCGCCGGACTGGAACCCCTATGCCGGGCGCGCCGATCTCGCCCGGGTCTACGGGCCGGCGCCGGGCAGTTTCGGGCTCGGCATGGGCGCATCGCTGGAGGATTACAGCGACGCGGCCCGCCGCGCGGCGGGCGAGGCCTGGCTCGCCGCCAGTGCCTGGGCGCTCGACGGAGACCAGGCGCAGCGCGACCTGCCGGGCATTCATGCGCGCGTCAAGCAGGCCGAGGGCTTTGTCCATAGCCAGGATCTGCCCGAGACCGATCTGCTGCTCGCCGCCGATTACGCCGGGCATGAGGCGGGCTTTGCCGCCGCGCAGGCCGTCGCCGGGGGCGACGCCCAGCTCTATCACCTCGACAACACCGATCCCGACCGGCCCCGCGCCCGCGCCCTGCCCGAAGAGATCGCCCGCGTGGTGCGCGCCCGCGCCGCCCACCCGGGCTGGATCGCCGGCATGCGCGACCACGGCTTTCGCGGCGCCGCCGAGATTGCTGCAACGCTCGATCACATGGCGGCCTTCGCCCATCTCTCGGGCGCCGTCGCGCCGCATCTCTTCGATCTCTACTACGCCGCAACGCTCGCCGATCGCGACACCGATCGCTTTCTGCAAGAGACCAACCCCGAGGCGCGCGCCGCGATGCTCGCGCGCTTCCGGGCACTGCTTGACGCCGGGCTCTGGCAGACGCAAAGCAACTCGCTCCGCATGCAACTCATGGAGGACGACGCATGA
- a CDS encoding precorrin-8X methylmutase codes for MTYTYETDGAAIYRQSFATIRAEAALGGFAPDEEQIAVRMIHAAGMVGLERHIRFSPGFAETARTALEDGAPILCDARMVSEGITRPRLPAGNAVICTLQDKRVPDLAARMSTTRSAAALELWRPHLSGALVAIGNAPTALFHLLNMLEDPDCPRPAAIIGCPVGFVGAAESKAALWADQPEPCCIVEGRLGGSAITVAAINAIASRAE; via the coding sequence ATGACCTATACATATGAAACCGACGGCGCGGCGATCTACCGGCAGTCCTTTGCAACGATCCGCGCCGAGGCCGCGCTCGGCGGCTTCGCCCCCGACGAGGAACAGATCGCCGTGCGGATGATCCACGCGGCGGGCATGGTCGGGCTGGAGCGCCATATCCGCTTTTCGCCGGGCTTTGCCGAGACGGCCCGCACGGCGCTCGAAGACGGCGCGCCGATCCTCTGCGACGCGCGCATGGTGAGCGAGGGCATCACCCGCCCGCGCCTGCCCGCCGGCAACGCGGTGATCTGCACGCTCCAGGACAAGCGCGTGCCCGACCTCGCCGCCCGCATGAGCACCACCCGCTCCGCCGCCGCGCTGGAGCTGTGGCGCCCGCATCTCAGCGGCGCGCTGGTGGCCATCGGCAACGCGCCCACGGCGCTGTTTCACCTGCTGAACATGCTCGAAGACCCGGATTGCCCGCGGCCTGCGGCGATCATCGGCTGCCCGGTGGGCTTTGTCGGCGCGGCAGAGAGCAAGGCGGCGCTCTGGGCCGACCAGCCCGAGCCCTGCTGCATCGTCGAGGGCAGGCTCGGCGGCAGCGCCATCACCGTCGCCGCCATCAATGCCATCGCGAGCCGCGCCGAATGA
- the cobM gene encoding precorrin-4 C(11)-methyltransferase: MTVHFIGAGPGAPDLLTLRGRDIIAACPVCLYAGSLVPEAILAHCPEGARIVNTAPMDLDAILDEIRAAHDKGQDVARLHSGDLSVWSAMGEQMRRLRELDIPVSVTPGVPAFAAAAAALGTELTLPGLAQSVVLTRTPGRASSMPEGETLSNFAATGATLAIHLSIQNLSRVVADLSPAYGTDCPVAVVYRASWPDERIVRGTLGDIEEALGEGISRTALILVGPALAGEGFAESCLYAAGYDRRYRPQSAESPWSGWRPEGEERNNG, encoded by the coding sequence ATGACCGTTCATTTCATCGGCGCCGGCCCCGGCGCCCCCGACCTGCTGACCCTGCGCGGCCGCGACATCATCGCCGCCTGCCCGGTCTGCCTCTATGCCGGCTCGCTGGTGCCCGAGGCGATCCTGGCGCATTGCCCCGAGGGCGCGCGGATCGTCAACACCGCGCCGATGGATCTCGACGCGATCCTCGACGAGATCCGCGCCGCCCATGACAAGGGGCAGGACGTGGCGCGGCTGCATTCCGGCGATCTCTCGGTCTGGTCGGCCATGGGCGAACAGATGCGGCGGCTGCGCGAGCTGGACATCCCGGTCTCCGTCACCCCCGGCGTGCCCGCCTTCGCCGCCGCCGCCGCCGCGCTCGGCACCGAGCTGACCCTGCCGGGTCTCGCGCAATCGGTGGTGCTCACCCGCACGCCGGGCCGCGCCTCCTCCATGCCCGAGGGCGAGACGCTGAGCAATTTCGCCGCCACCGGCGCGACGCTGGCCATTCACCTCTCGATCCAGAACCTTTCCCGCGTGGTGGCCGACCTCTCTCCCGCCTATGGCACGGATTGCCCCGTCGCCGTGGTCTACCGCGCGAGCTGGCCCGACGAGCGCATCGTCCGGGGCACGCTCGGCGATATCGAAGAGGCGCTCGGCGAGGGCATCTCGCGCACCGCGCTGATCCTCGTAGGGCCGGCGCTTGCCGGCGAGGGCTTTGCCGAAAGCTGCCTCTACGCGGCGGGATACGACCGCCGCTACCGCCCGCAAAGCGCCGAAAGCCCGTGGTCGGGCTGGCGCCCCGAAGGCGAGGAGCGCAACAATGGCTGA
- the cobJ gene encoding precorrin-3B C(17)-methyltransferase: protein MSGSVVIAGLGPGAEALVTPEVQAALDDATDVVGYIPYVARVAERPGLVKHASDNRVELDRARHALELAEAGRRVVVVSSGDPGVFAMASALFEAVEAGPRHWRDLDIRVLPGITAMLAAAARAGAPLGHDFCAINLSDNLKPWELIEKRLRLAVEADFAMAFYNPRSKARPEGFARVLSLLTEACGDARPVIFARAVSTPEEEIRVVPLPECRPEMADMRTMVIVGSSATRIITRDGAPFVYTPRSAG from the coding sequence ATGAGCGGCTCTGTCGTCATCGCCGGGCTCGGCCCCGGCGCCGAGGCGCTGGTCACCCCCGAGGTGCAGGCCGCGCTCGACGATGCCACCGATGTGGTGGGCTATATCCCCTATGTGGCGCGGGTGGCCGAGCGTCCGGGGCTGGTGAAACACGCCTCCGACAACCGGGTGGAGCTCGACCGCGCCCGCCACGCGCTGGAGCTGGCCGAGGCCGGGCGGCGCGTGGTCGTGGTGTCCTCTGGCGATCCCGGCGTCTTTGCCATGGCCTCGGCACTTTTCGAGGCGGTGGAGGCCGGGCCGCGACACTGGCGCGATCTCGACATCCGTGTGCTGCCGGGCATCACCGCGATGCTGGCGGCGGCGGCGCGGGCGGGGGCGCCGCTGGGGCATGATTTCTGCGCGATCAACCTCAGCGACAACCTCAAGCCCTGGGAGCTGATCGAGAAACGCCTGCGCCTTGCCGTCGAGGCGGATTTCGCCATGGCCTTCTACAACCCGCGTTCGAAGGCGCGGCCTGAAGGCTTTGCCCGCGTGCTGTCGCTGCTGACCGAGGCCTGCGGCGATGCCCGTCCGGTGATCTTTGCCCGCGCCGTCTCGACGCCCGAGGAGGAGATCCGCGTCGTCCCCCTGCCCGAGTGCCGCCCGGAGATGGCCGACATGCGCACAATGGTGATCGTCGGCTCCTCGGCCACACGGATCATCACCCGCGACGGCGCGCCCTTCGTCTACACCCCGAGATCGGCGGGATGA
- the cobI gene encoding precorrin-2 C(20)-methyltransferase, translating to MSAKTGTRVQGTVWGVGLGPGDPDLMSVRADRLIRGARHLAYFRKAGRMGRARQIVDGMLPDTVSEVPMDYPMTTEIPFSDPRYVAALSGFYADCTTRLRRLAEAGEDVVVLCEGDPFFYGSFMHLYTRLKPVVPVRVVPAITGMSAAWTATGLPVTWGDDVLSVVMGTLPEEALSTHMAQADALVVMKVGQNLGKVRRALQAAGKYDAAWLVEYASMPQQTVQRLCETEAETAPYFSIVVVHGQGRRP from the coding sequence ATGTCCGCAAAGACCGGCACCCGCGTCCAGGGCACGGTCTGGGGTGTCGGCCTCGGCCCCGGCGATCCGGATCTGATGAGCGTGCGCGCCGACCGGCTGATCCGGGGCGCGCGGCACCTAGCCTATTTCCGCAAGGCCGGGCGCATGGGTCGGGCGCGCCAGATCGTCGACGGCATGCTGCCCGACACCGTCTCGGAAGTGCCGATGGACTATCCCATGACCACCGAGATCCCCTTTTCCGATCCGCGCTATGTCGCGGCGCTCTCGGGGTTTTACGCCGATTGCACCACCCGGCTGCGCAGGCTCGCCGAGGCGGGCGAGGATGTGGTGGTGCTCTGCGAGGGCGATCCGTTCTTTTATGGCTCCTTCATGCATCTCTATACGCGGCTGAAACCGGTCGTGCCGGTGCGCGTGGTGCCCGCGATCACCGGCATGTCGGCGGCCTGGACCGCCACGGGCCTGCCTGTCACGTGGGGTGATGACGTGCTTTCGGTGGTGATGGGCACCCTGCCCGAAGAGGCGCTCTCCACCCATATGGCGCAGGCCGATGCGCTGGTGGTGATGAAGGTGGGTCAGAATCTCGGCAAGGTGCGCCGGGCGCTGCAAGCCGCCGGCAAATACGACGCCGCCTGGCTGGTCGAATATGCCTCCATGCCGCAGCAGACGGTGCAGCGGCTTTGCGAGACCGAGGCCGAGACCGCCCCCTATTTCTCCATCGTCGTGGTGCATGGGCAGGGGCGGCGGCCATGA
- the cbiE gene encoding precorrin-6y C5,15-methyltransferase (decarboxylating) subunit CbiE: MAEDPWVTIIGLGEDGPAGLCSASRSALEAAEVIMGPPRHLSLLPGLAAERVAWPVPFADGIERLLALRGRLVVVLASGDPFWFGAGAVLARHLATEEWRALPGISTFALAASRLGWPLETTGCFGLHAAPLTRLRPHLAMGARLIVLLRDGEAVTALADYLCETGFGESRLTVLEALGGPRERITRARADALPEAEFAHPVCAALELAGGPALPLASGRADDWFESDGQITKRPVRALTLSALAPRPHEHLWDIGGGSGSIGIEWLLAHPTLAATAIEPRAERADRIRANAGRLGMDRLHVVTGAAPDALAGLTPPDAVFVGGGLDTALLGWLETHLPQGTRLVANAVTLETEALLTNAQARLGGDLLRIELSEPAAIGPRRGWRASYPIVQWSVVL; the protein is encoded by the coding sequence ATGGCTGAAGACCCTTGGGTGACGATCATCGGTCTGGGCGAGGATGGACCGGCGGGGCTCTGTTCCGCAAGCCGGTCGGCGCTGGAGGCGGCAGAGGTGATCATGGGCCCGCCCCGCCACCTCTCGCTGCTCCCCGGTCTCGCGGCGGAGCGGGTGGCATGGCCGGTGCCCTTCGCCGATGGCATCGAACGGCTGCTGGCGCTGCGCGGGCGGCTTGTGGTCGTGCTGGCCTCGGGCGATCCGTTCTGGTTCGGCGCGGGCGCGGTGCTGGCGCGGCATCTGGCGACGGAGGAGTGGCGCGCCTTGCCCGGGATCTCCACCTTTGCCCTCGCCGCGAGCCGCCTCGGCTGGCCGCTGGAAACCACCGGCTGTTTCGGATTGCACGCGGCGCCGCTCACCCGGCTCCGCCCGCATCTGGCGATGGGGGCGCGGCTGATCGTGCTGCTGCGCGACGGCGAAGCGGTGACGGCGCTGGCGGATTATCTCTGCGAAACCGGGTTCGGGGAGAGCCGGCTGACCGTGCTGGAGGCGTTGGGAGGCCCGCGCGAACGGATCACGCGGGCACGCGCCGACGCGCTGCCCGAGGCGGAGTTCGCGCATCCGGTCTGCGCCGCGCTGGAGCTTGCGGGCGGGCCTGCCCTGCCGCTGGCCAGCGGGCGGGCGGATGACTGGTTCGAAAGCGACGGGCAGATCACCAAGCGCCCGGTGCGCGCGCTGACCCTCTCGGCGCTGGCGCCCCGTCCTCATGAGCATCTCTGGGATATCGGCGGCGGCTCGGGCTCCATCGGGATCGAGTGGCTGCTGGCGCATCCGACCCTCGCCGCCACCGCCATCGAGCCCCGCGCCGAGCGCGCCGACCGCATCCGCGCCAATGCCGGCCGGCTGGGCATGGACCGGCTGCACGTCGTGACCGGCGCAGCCCCCGACGCACTCGCCGGGCTCACCCCGCCCGATGCCGTCTTTGTCGGCGGCGGGCTCGACACGGCACTGCTGGGCTGGCTGGAGACCCACCTGCCGCAAGGCACCCGCCTTGTCGCCAACGCGGTGACGCTGGAGACCGAGGCGCTGCTCACAAACGCGCAGGCCCGGCTTGGCGGCGACCTGCTGCGCATCGAGCTGTCGGAACCCGCCGCCATCGGCCCGCGCCGGGGCTGGCGGGCGAGCTATCCCATCGTGCAATGGAGCGTGGTGCTGTGA
- a CDS encoding cobalt-precorrin-6A reductase — MAPNLLVLGGTTEATALCRRLAGAGIAGTVSLAGRVERPRPQPLPQRVGGFGGPEGLADYLRAQKITHVVDATHPFAARMSANAVAGCALAGVPLIALTRAPWQSGPGDDWRHVPDIAGAVAALAGAPARVFLAVGRQHLAAFSAAPQHHYLLRLVDPPAEPLPLPHHRVVVERGPFTEAGDLALMRAQGTELVVSKNSGGSGASAKLAAARALGLPVIMIDRPALPARRETHEIATVLDWIGHHPADLGV, encoded by the coding sequence ATGGCGCCCAATCTCCTCGTTCTCGGCGGCACGACCGAAGCCACCGCGCTCTGCCGCCGCCTTGCCGGTGCCGGCATCGCCGGAACCGTGTCGCTGGCCGGCCGGGTCGAGCGCCCGCGTCCGCAGCCTCTGCCGCAGCGGGTGGGCGGGTTCGGCGGGCCGGAGGGGCTGGCGGACTATCTGCGCGCGCAGAAGATCACCCATGTGGTCGATGCCACCCATCCCTTTGCCGCCCGGATGAGCGCCAATGCGGTGGCGGGCTGCGCTTTGGCCGGCGTGCCGCTCATCGCGCTCACCCGCGCGCCATGGCAGTCGGGGCCGGGCGACGACTGGCGCCATGTGCCCGACATCGCGGGCGCCGTCGCGGCGCTTGCCGGCGCGCCGGCGCGGGTGTTTCTCGCGGTGGGGCGGCAGCATCTGGCGGCCTTTTCCGCTGCGCCGCAGCATCACTACCTGCTGCGCCTCGTCGATCCGCCCGCAGAGCCGCTGCCCTTGCCGCACCATCGGGTCGTCGTGGAGCGCGGCCCCTTCACCGAGGCGGGCGACCTCGCGCTGATGCGGGCGCAGGGGACCGAGCTGGTGGTCTCGAAAAACTCGGGCGGCAGCGGTGCCAGCGCCAAGCTCGCAGCGGCACGAGCGCTGGGGCTGCCGGTGATCATGATCGACCGGCCCGCGCTGCCCGCGCGGCGCGAGACCCACGAGATCGCCACGGTTCTGGACTGGATCGGACATCATCCCGCCGATCTCGGGGTGTAG